In one window of Reinekea forsetii DNA:
- the rho gene encoding transcription termination factor Rho gives MNLSDLKTKAVPELLDLAKEMGCENINRTRKQDLIFSILKRHSKSGEDIYGDGVLEILQDGFGFLRSATASYLAGPDDIYVSPSQIRRFNLRTGDTIEGKIRPPKEGERYFALLKVDKINFEPLENAKNKILFENLTPLFPDERMTLESGNGATEDMAGRILDLASPIGKGQRGLIVSPPKAGKTIMLQNVAQAISRACPDAHLMVLLIDERPEEVTEMQRSVRGEVIASTFDEPPARHVQVAEMVIEKAKRLVEHKADVIILLDSITRLARAYNTIVPSSGKVLTGGVDANALERPKRFFGAARNIEEGGSLTIIATALVDTGSKMDEVIYEEFKGTGNMEVHLDRKIAEKRIFPSINIRRSGTRREERLTSASELQRMWILRKLLAEMEDVAAIEFLIGKLKQTKSNDEFFKSMKG, from the coding sequence ATGAATCTGAGCGACTTAAAAACTAAAGCTGTACCCGAACTGTTAGACCTTGCCAAAGAAATGGGTTGTGAAAACATCAACCGAACGCGAAAGCAGGATTTAATATTTAGCATACTCAAACGTCATTCCAAAAGTGGTGAAGACATTTACGGTGACGGTGTGCTCGAGATTTTGCAGGACGGCTTCGGCTTTTTACGTTCCGCAACCGCATCCTATTTGGCCGGCCCAGACGACATTTATGTCTCACCGAGTCAGATTCGGCGCTTTAATTTGCGTACCGGCGATACCATAGAAGGTAAGATTCGGCCACCGAAAGAGGGTGAACGTTATTTCGCATTGTTGAAAGTTGATAAGATCAACTTTGAGCCTTTGGAAAACGCGAAAAATAAAATCTTGTTTGAGAATCTCACCCCGCTGTTTCCAGATGAGCGTATGACGCTGGAATCCGGCAATGGTGCGACTGAAGACATGGCCGGACGAATTCTGGACTTGGCGTCGCCGATCGGTAAAGGCCAACGGGGTTTGATCGTATCACCGCCCAAGGCCGGTAAAACCATCATGTTGCAAAACGTCGCGCAGGCAATTTCACGAGCTTGCCCGGACGCCCATCTGATGGTGCTGCTGATCGACGAACGCCCAGAAGAAGTGACCGAGATGCAACGCTCGGTGCGCGGCGAAGTGATTGCATCGACCTTCGATGAGCCACCCGCGCGTCACGTTCAAGTCGCCGAAATGGTGATCGAAAAGGCTAAGCGCTTGGTTGAACACAAGGCCGACGTAATTATTTTGCTCGACTCCATAACCCGTTTAGCGCGCGCCTACAACACCATTGTACCGAGCTCCGGCAAGGTACTCACTGGTGGTGTTGACGCCAACGCCCTAGAACGTCCAAAGCGTTTCTTTGGTGCGGCGCGTAATATCGAAGAAGGTGGCTCTCTCACCATTATCGCGACAGCGCTGGTCGATACTGGCTCGAAGATGGATGAAGTGATTTACGAAGAATTCAAAGGCACCGGCAACATGGAAGTGCATTTGGATCGTAAAATTGCCGAGAAGCGCATCTTCCCATCGATCAACATTCGCCGTTCCGGCACCCGTCGTGAAGAACGCCTGACCTCTGCGTCGGAACTGCAACGTATGTGGATTTTGCGCAAACTGCTAGCCGAGATGGAAGACGTCGCCGCGATAGAATTCCTCATTGGTAAGCTCAAGCAAACCAAAAGCAACGACGAATTCTTCAAGAGCATGAAGGGATAA
- the trxA gene encoding thioredoxin TrxA, whose amino-acid sequence MSENILSVTDDSFENDVLRNEHPVLVDYWAEWCGPCKMIAPVLEEVADEYAGKLVVAKLNIDDNPNTPPKYGIRGIPTLMIFKGGEVAATKVGALSKSQLLEFIQSNS is encoded by the coding sequence ATGAGCGAAAATATCCTTAGTGTGACCGATGACAGCTTCGAAAACGACGTACTACGTAACGAACATCCCGTATTGGTCGACTACTGGGCTGAATGGTGTGGCCCGTGCAAAATGATTGCACCCGTGCTCGAAGAAGTTGCTGACGAATACGCCGGAAAGCTGGTTGTCGCTAAGTTAAACATCGACGACAATCCAAATACGCCGCCTAAATATGGCATCCGAGGCATCCCAACGCTAATGATTTTTAAGGGTGGCGAAGTCGCCGCGACTAAGGTTGGCGCCTTGTCAAAATCCCAATTGCTTGAATTCATCCAAAGCAATAGTTGA
- the hemB gene encoding porphobilinogen synthase, protein MRAFPATRLRRLRAQDFSRRLVRENLLSVDDLIYPVFVLDGENQCQPVASMPGVDRLSIDLLVARAGEWVALGIPMLALFPVTPAELKSEHAEEAFNPEGLTQRAVRALKAAYPGLGIMTDVALDPFTSHGQDGIVDEQGYVLNDLTTTILVKQALSHAQAGADVIAPSDMMDGRIGAIRQALEQTSHVNTLIMAYSAKYASSFYGPFRDAVGSASNLGKGGKTTYQMDPANSAEAIHEVGLDLQEGADMVMVKPGMAYLDIVWRIKQEFGAPTFAYQVSGEYAMLQAAAQNGWINRDEVMMESLLAFKRAGADGILTYSAVAAARLLA, encoded by the coding sequence ATGCGTGCTTTTCCTGCTACCCGCTTACGTCGATTACGAGCCCAAGACTTTTCCCGCCGCCTGGTGCGCGAAAACCTATTGAGCGTCGATGATTTGATTTATCCGGTGTTTGTTTTAGACGGCGAAAACCAATGCCAACCGGTTGCTTCCATGCCAGGGGTCGATCGCCTGTCGATCGATCTGCTAGTAGCACGGGCTGGAGAATGGGTCGCACTTGGCATCCCGATGCTCGCGCTGTTCCCAGTCACGCCAGCAGAGCTGAAATCCGAGCACGCCGAGGAGGCCTTTAATCCGGAAGGCTTGACGCAACGGGCCGTGCGCGCCTTAAAGGCGGCCTACCCCGGACTCGGTATTATGACCGACGTCGCTCTCGATCCCTTCACCAGCCATGGCCAGGATGGCATTGTCGATGAGCAGGGTTATGTCTTAAATGATCTGACCACCACGATTCTGGTCAAACAGGCTTTGTCTCATGCCCAGGCCGGCGCAGATGTAATCGCGCCGAGCGATATGATGGACGGCCGCATTGGCGCTATCCGTCAGGCGTTGGAACAAACATCTCACGTCAACACTCTGATCATGGCTTATTCGGCGAAGTACGCGTCGAGCTTCTATGGTCCGTTTCGCGATGCCGTCGGCTCTGCCAGCAATTTGGGTAAGGGTGGCAAAACCACCTATCAAATGGACCCGGCCAACAGTGCCGAGGCCATTCATGAGGTGGGTTTAGATCTTCAAGAGGGCGCTGATATGGTTATGGTGAAGCCGGGCATGGCCTATCTGGATATTGTCTGGCGCATAAAACAGGAATTTGGCGCGCCGACCTTTGCCTACCAAGTCAGCGGTGAATACGCCATGTTACAGGCCGCAGCCCAGAACGGCTGGATCAACCGAGATGAGGTAATGATGGAAAGCCTGCTTGCTTTTAAACGAGCCGGGGCCGATGGCATTTTGACTTACTCGGCTGTTGCCGCGGCCAGACTTCTGGCCTAG
- the ubiE gene encoding bifunctional demethylmenaquinone methyltransferase/2-methoxy-6-polyprenyl-1,4-benzoquinol methylase UbiE, producing MADSHEAKSNDETTHFGYKTVKADDKQKMVADVFHSVAGKYDLMNDVMSFGVHRLWKRYTIEMSGVRTGNRVLDIAGGTGDLSYAFAKRVGPEGQVVLADINASMLQVGRDRLADRGIAGNLEVVQANAEALPFADNEFDVVTIAFGLRNVTHKDIALADMYRVLKPGGRLLVLEFSKPTHNLLNKAYDFYSFKALPIMGRLITQDADSYQYLAESIRKHPDQETLKNLMTDAGFDRVTYHNLTGGIVALHRGVKA from the coding sequence ATGGCTGATTCACACGAAGCGAAGTCCAACGACGAGACCACCCATTTCGGCTACAAGACGGTAAAAGCTGACGATAAACAGAAGATGGTCGCCGATGTGTTCCATTCTGTTGCCGGCAAATACGACCTGATGAACGACGTTATGTCATTCGGCGTTCATCGGTTATGGAAGCGCTATACCATCGAGATGTCGGGTGTCCGTACGGGTAACCGAGTGCTCGATATAGCCGGCGGTACCGGTGACCTGTCATACGCCTTTGCCAAACGAGTCGGGCCAGAAGGTCAGGTGGTGCTCGCCGACATCAACGCATCGATGTTGCAGGTTGGGCGCGATCGCCTTGCGGATCGAGGCATCGCCGGCAACCTTGAGGTAGTCCAAGCCAATGCTGAAGCCCTGCCCTTTGCCGACAATGAATTCGATGTCGTGACCATCGCCTTTGGCCTGCGCAATGTGACCCATAAGGACATTGCCCTGGCCGATATGTATCGGGTATTGAAACCCGGTGGTCGCTTGCTGGTACTGGAGTTTTCCAAACCGACGCACAATCTGTTAAACAAGGCTTACGATTTCTACTCCTTCAAAGCCTTGCCGATCATGGGCCGATTAATCACCCAAGATGCCGATAGTTATCAGTATTTGGCCGAATCGATTCGCAAGCACCCGGATCAAGAAACCCTAAAAAACCTGATGACGGACGCCGGTTTTGATCGCGTGACTTACCACAACCTGACCGGCGGTATCGTTGCGTTGCATCGTGGAGTCAAGGCATGA
- a CDS encoding ubiquinone biosynthesis accessory factor UbiJ yields the protein MSEWLWPVQKLVNDALTYDPIAQQKMVALAGKSLVLVVTEPKVAISVSIEANGFVFFQNGQIEAYDARVAGTAADLLAVLRATDRTAAMMAHQINIEGDTRTFFAIQDILAHLDIDWEMAIGDKIGDLAAHVVADGLRFLGGMARQHFASASRTSRNYWREESGLLVPSDLWQRHQSQVQTARNDVERVAAKISRLAQRLAAATADPGA from the coding sequence ATGAGCGAATGGCTGTGGCCGGTGCAGAAGCTGGTAAATGATGCGCTGACCTACGATCCGATTGCCCAGCAAAAAATGGTCGCCCTAGCCGGTAAATCCCTAGTGTTAGTGGTGACCGAGCCAAAGGTGGCGATTAGTGTCTCGATCGAAGCCAATGGCTTTGTATTTTTTCAGAACGGTCAAATTGAAGCCTATGATGCCCGTGTCGCCGGCACGGCAGCAGACCTGCTCGCGGTGCTGCGCGCCACGGACCGAACTGCCGCGATGATGGCCCACCAGATCAATATAGAGGGTGACACGCGCACCTTCTTCGCCATTCAGGACATTCTGGCCCATCTCGACATTGACTGGGAAATGGCCATCGGCGACAAGATTGGCGATCTGGCGGCTCATGTGGTGGCCGACGGCCTGCGGTTTTTAGGTGGCATGGCCCGTCAGCACTTTGCCTCAGCCAGCCGCACCAGCCGGAACTATTGGCGTGAGGAATCCGGTCTCTTGGTGCCCAGTGATCTGTGGCAGCGTCATCAGTCGCAAGTTCAGACGGCGCGTAACGACGTTGAGCGGGTGGCGGCGAAGATCAGTCGGCTTGCCCAGCGACTGGCGGCCGCGACGGCGGATCCAGGCGCATGA
- the ubiB gene encoding ubiquinone biosynthesis regulatory protein kinase UbiB, which yields MSLVRALRILWVFSRYRLDTLLPRQSMPLLLRVFIFCSPLRWLSSAQANEGRRLRLALEHLGPVFIKFGQILSTRRDLLPAEMADELAFLQDRVAPFPGTDAQAIVEAQLGQSVTELFARFDLEPLASASIAQVHSALLFDGQEVVVKVIRPGIERTIRKDLGVMKLLARLLRLSADGKRLRPLEVVEEFERTIIDELDLLREGANAATLRRNTLADGELYVPEVHWQYTRKQVLVLERIYGTPVSDIAALTAAQIDFKVLAERGVRIFFTQVFRDSFFHADMHPGNVFVDISTPADPKYIGIDCGIVGSLSQEDQNYLAQNLLAFFNRDYHLVAQLHVESGWVPATTRVNEFEAAIRSVCEPIFERPISEISFGLLLVRLFQTARRFDMTVQPQLVLLQKTLLNIEGLGRQLYPQLDLWQTAKPFLETWVKEQVGPKRLLKAITQHGPGWLAKAPLMPDLIHDALVQLRRLGSAEDRQQSQIADIIRTQKRQGIATLRRVLALAVLVAGLWFTPVETLFSGLSAGQWLLLVSAALCLVWP from the coding sequence ATGAGCCTGGTGCGCGCGCTGCGCATTCTCTGGGTCTTCAGTCGCTACCGGCTCGATACCCTGCTGCCCCGTCAGTCTATGCCGTTGCTCTTGCGAGTCTTTATCTTTTGTTCGCCGTTGCGTTGGCTCAGTTCCGCGCAGGCTAATGAAGGTCGGCGCCTGCGGTTGGCCTTGGAGCACTTGGGGCCGGTCTTTATCAAGTTTGGCCAAATACTGTCGACCCGACGCGATCTGTTGCCGGCGGAAATGGCCGACGAGCTAGCCTTCTTGCAAGATCGAGTGGCACCCTTTCCCGGCACTGATGCCCAAGCCATCGTCGAAGCCCAGCTGGGTCAGTCGGTGACCGAGTTGTTTGCCCGCTTTGATCTAGAGCCTCTGGCGTCAGCATCGATCGCTCAGGTGCATTCGGCCTTATTGTTTGATGGCCAAGAAGTGGTCGTTAAGGTGATTCGGCCCGGCATCGAGCGCACCATCCGCAAAGATCTGGGCGTGATGAAGCTGCTGGCCCGCCTGTTGCGCCTCAGCGCCGATGGCAAACGCTTGCGCCCGCTCGAGGTGGTCGAGGAATTTGAGCGCACCATTATCGATGAGCTTGACCTGCTGCGCGAGGGCGCCAATGCCGCGACCTTGCGACGCAACACCCTGGCCGACGGGGAGCTCTATGTCCCGGAGGTCCACTGGCAATACACCCGCAAACAGGTCCTAGTGCTGGAACGCATCTATGGCACGCCAGTCTCGGATATAGCCGCCTTGACGGCCGCACAAATCGACTTCAAGGTGCTCGCCGAGCGGGGCGTGCGGATCTTCTTTACCCAGGTCTTTCGCGATTCGTTTTTCCACGCCGATATGCATCCGGGCAATGTTTTTGTCGATATCAGCACGCCCGCCGACCCAAAGTATATCGGCATTGACTGCGGTATTGTCGGCTCCTTGTCGCAAGAAGATCAGAACTATTTGGCCCAGAACTTATTGGCCTTCTTTAATCGGGATTATCATCTGGTGGCGCAGCTGCATGTTGAGTCGGGTTGGGTGCCCGCTACGACGCGAGTGAATGAGTTTGAAGCCGCCATCCGCAGCGTCTGCGAACCCATCTTCGAGCGGCCGATCAGCGAAATATCCTTTGGTCTATTATTAGTGCGCCTGTTTCAGACCGCGCGGCGTTTCGATATGACGGTGCAACCGCAGCTGGTCCTGCTGCAAAAAACCCTTCTGAATATCGAGGGCTTGGGTCGCCAGCTCTATCCTCAGTTGGATCTTTGGCAAACCGCCAAGCCCTTCCTCGAAACCTGGGTCAAGGAGCAGGTTGGGCCCAAGCGATTGCTCAAGGCGATCACACAACATGGCCCAGGCTGGCTCGCTAAGGCCCCGCTGATGCCCGATCTAATACACGATGCCCTGGTCCAACTGCGTCGCCTCGGCAGCGCCGAAGATCGACAGCAGAGTCAAATAGCCGACATAATTCGCACTCAGAAGCGTCAAGGAATTGCCACGTTGCGTAGGGTGCTCGCGTTAGCGGTGCTGGTCGCTGGCCTTTGGTTTACCCCAGTCGAGACACTGTTCAGTGGTCTATCCGCCGGACAATGGCTACTCCTGGTCAGTGCCGCGCTGTGCTTAGTTTGGCCTTGA
- a CDS encoding phosphoribosyl-ATP diphosphatase — MIDILNKLAETLDQRKGAAADSSYVASLYAKGLDKILEKVGEEAFETVLAAKNLEQDAAQRDKLIYETADLWFHTLVMMSHLDIKPDEILQELARREGLSGLAEKASRLK; from the coding sequence ATGATTGATATCCTGAACAAACTGGCCGAAACTCTGGATCAGCGTAAGGGCGCAGCCGCCGACAGCTCTTATGTCGCCTCCCTATACGCCAAGGGTCTCGATAAGATCCTAGAAAAGGTCGGTGAAGAGGCGTTTGAGACGGTTCTCGCCGCTAAGAATCTGGAACAGGACGCCGCTCAACGCGACAAACTGATCTACGAAACTGCCGATCTCTGGTTTCATACCCTGGTCATGATGAGCCATCTTGACATCAAGCCAGACGAGATCCTCCAAGAGTTGGCACGCCGTGAAGGATTATCGGGCTTGGCTGAGAAAGCCAGTCGGCTTAAATAG
- a CDS encoding histidine triad nucleotide-binding protein codes for MTDCLFCRIVAGEIPANKVYEDSQLIGFWDIAPKAPVHVLLIPKQHITSLYHMNDSNQGLIQAMIVAAPVLAQEMGLAEGFRLIANTGEACGQTVHHVHFHILGSFTDAGDTGFPA; via the coding sequence ATGACCGATTGTTTGTTTTGTCGTATCGTGGCCGGTGAAATTCCGGCCAACAAGGTCTACGAAGACAGTCAACTGATTGGCTTTTGGGATATTGCGCCCAAGGCGCCGGTGCATGTGCTGCTGATTCCCAAGCAACATATCACCAGCTTATATCATATGAATGATAGCAATCAGGGGCTAATTCAGGCCATGATAGTGGCCGCACCGGTGTTAGCCCAGGAAATGGGTTTGGCGGAGGGTTTTCGCTTGATTGCCAACACCGGTGAAGCTTGTGGTCAAACGGTGCACCATGTGCACTTTCATATTTTAGGCAGCTTTACCGACGCCGGTGATACCGGGTTTCCAGCATAG
- a CDS encoding Sec-independent protein translocase subunit TatA, with the protein MGFGGISIWQMLIVLAIVILVFGTKRLKNLGGDVGGAIKSFKSAMTEGDKAEEKKTPDSLEKKDSGDANFSEVKADEKSTVEDK; encoded by the coding sequence ATGGGTTTTGGTGGTATTTCAATTTGGCAAATGTTGATCGTGTTAGCGATCGTAATTCTAGTGTTCGGCACCAAGCGCCTGAAAAATCTCGGCGGTGATGTCGGCGGCGCGATTAAGAGCTTTAAAAGTGCAATGACCGAAGGTGATAAGGCAGAGGAAAAGAAGACGCCGGACTCCCTGGAAAAGAAAGACAGCGGCGACGCCAATTTCTCTGAAGTCAAAGCCGACGAAAAATCAACAGTTGAAGACAAGTAG
- the tatB gene encoding Sec-independent protein translocase protein TatB — MFDIGFAELLLLAVIGMVVIGPERLPGVVSTVGRLMGKARRFMTSLQGQIEQEMKLDELNKKIMAETEDLDFTKNTSKPADDDEFDDDEAAVPTVTPTHDLPEAPGYTPKADTQQVEQTDDTEKS, encoded by the coding sequence ATGTTTGACATTGGATTTGCCGAACTGCTGCTATTAGCGGTTATCGGGATGGTGGTGATTGGCCCGGAGCGACTGCCAGGGGTAGTGAGCACGGTAGGTCGGCTCATGGGTAAGGCGCGTCGCTTTATGACGTCGCTGCAAGGCCAGATCGAGCAAGAAATGAAGCTCGACGAATTGAATAAAAAGATTATGGCCGAGACCGAAGATCTTGATTTTACCAAAAATACCAGCAAGCCTGCCGATGACGACGAATTTGATGATGACGAAGCTGCGGTGCCCACGGTAACGCCAACTCATGACTTGCCGGAAGCACCCGGCTATACGCCGAAGGCAGACACCCAACAGGTAGAACAGACCGATGACACCGAGAAATCCTAG
- the tatC gene encoding twin-arginine translocase subunit TatC, with amino-acid sequence MTPRNPSQFSMPLVEHLRELRDRLLRSVVLIVVIFIGLYFFSGDIYMVLVEPLNTLLPDKENASLIATGVASPFLVPLKLAFVMAALLAMPYILHQIWGFIAPALYKHERKLAIPLFITSVILFYAGVAFVYFVVLPLVFGFFTGAGPEGIAIMPDISNVLDFCLKMFFSFGLAFEIPIATFLLVRSGLVSVESLTTKRPYIFVCCFVFGMLLTPPDVISQSILAIPMYALFEMGLLMSRFLPKTTRADADAEKESEASS; translated from the coding sequence ATGACACCGAGAAATCCTAGCCAATTTTCCATGCCCTTGGTTGAGCACTTGCGCGAACTGCGCGATCGCTTGCTGCGCAGCGTGGTCCTGATCGTCGTAATTTTTATCGGTTTGTATTTCTTTTCTGGTGACATTTACATGGTGTTGGTTGAGCCGCTTAATACCCTTTTGCCCGACAAGGAGAACGCGTCGCTAATTGCCACGGGTGTTGCCTCGCCCTTTTTGGTGCCACTGAAATTAGCCTTTGTGATGGCCGCCTTGCTGGCCATGCCCTATATCCTGCACCAAATTTGGGGCTTTATTGCCCCGGCGCTCTACAAGCATGAGCGCAAGCTCGCCATACCGCTCTTTATCACCAGTGTTATTCTATTTTACGCCGGTGTCGCCTTCGTCTATTTTGTTGTCTTGCCACTGGTGTTTGGTTTTTTTACGGGCGCCGGGCCAGAAGGTATCGCGATCATGCCGGATATTTCCAATGTCTTGGATTTTTGTCTAAAGATGTTTTTCTCCTTCGGGTTGGCCTTTGAAATCCCGATCGCAACCTTCTTACTGGTGCGCTCTGGGCTTGTCTCAGTCGAGTCGTTAACGACCAAAAGGCCCTATATCTTCGTCTGCTGTTTCGTGTTCGGCATGCTACTGACGCCGCCCGACGTGATCTCCCAAAGTATCTTGGCGATACCGATGTACGCCCTGTTTGAGATGGGCCTCCTGATGAGTCGCTTTTTGCCCAAAACCACTCGGGCGGACGCTGACGCTGAAAAAGAATCGGAAGCGAGCAGCTGA
- the aroE gene encoding shikimate dehydrogenase has translation MDRYAVLGHPITHSLSPQIHALFARQTKQTLDYSGIELPVSSFETRVWQLFKDGYAGFNVTVPFKGDAFDFVDEMTDRARRSRSINTLKKLADGRIFGDTTDGVGLLTDIRDHLGWPLEHQNILLLGAGGAVRAVIEPLLDANPANLVIANRSAQKVEELADDFPAISPSTFDELSGQFDIVINGTSASLSGQVPPLPDGLINAGTKCYDMMYGKTPTSFLRWSAENDALACADGLGMLVAQAAESFYIWRGVRPDVAPVIEALRKSLAD, from the coding sequence ATGGATCGATACGCCGTCTTAGGTCATCCAATCACGCACAGTCTGTCGCCACAGATTCATGCATTGTTTGCCCGCCAGACTAAACAGACGCTTGACTACTCAGGTATTGAGTTACCGGTCAGCAGTTTTGAAACCCGAGTGTGGCAGCTGTTTAAAGACGGCTATGCGGGCTTCAATGTCACCGTTCCGTTTAAGGGCGACGCCTTTGATTTTGTTGATGAAATGACCGATCGGGCGCGACGTTCGCGCTCTATTAATACTCTGAAAAAATTAGCCGATGGCCGCATCTTTGGTGATACCACAGATGGCGTCGGTCTGTTGACCGATATTCGTGATCACCTGGGCTGGCCCTTGGAGCACCAAAATATTCTTTTACTCGGTGCGGGCGGCGCCGTTCGCGCGGTAATTGAACCGCTTCTAGACGCCAATCCAGCGAACCTAGTGATCGCTAACCGCAGCGCGCAAAAGGTCGAAGAACTGGCTGATGATTTCCCCGCCATATCGCCTTCAACCTTTGACGAGCTATCCGGTCAGTTCGATATAGTAATCAACGGCACATCGGCTAGCCTCTCCGGTCAGGTGCCGCCCTTACCCGATGGTCTGATCAATGCCGGCACCAAGTGTTACGACATGATGTATGGTAAAACTCCGACGTCTTTTTTACGCTGGTCGGCCGAAAATGACGCCCTAGCCTGTGCCGACGGATTGGGCATGTTAGTCGCTCAAGCGGCGGAAAGTTTTTACATATGGCGTGGTGTGCGACCGGACGTGGCACCGGTAATCGAAGCCCTGCGCAAGTCGCTGGCCGATTGA
- a CDS encoding SPOR domain-containing protein, giving the protein MTALKVFGFCAPADSVLACPHRLRGLFAAVILALLGTTTLAHDRQASLYASAAPVQLSAPGVGLSLATTVGNRTVIGVGVLWPEPREQEDSGARLSLDARLLYSSERDTHWYPQIGLVWLPSKPTVQGWAGIGFQRQWTPEVGFFAETLWQPSESQYRLQVGLRIWLDSFSSLDARVRAADPVGVVYEGGRIMVQASDEVEELDVSASAAQMTAIQARPVSLATVAPAPVDQPKSTQSANAPASGAIALVSQADTWYLQLGLFRQVASIKPLVEDPRLDVYQSQLIRWYDVSVSGTRVLLGPLSRAQATRLKATLRSQELSSFLYQRPN; this is encoded by the coding sequence ATGACCGCGCTAAAAGTCTTTGGTTTCTGCGCGCCAGCAGATTCAGTTCTTGCTTGCCCACATCGGCTCCGCGGCCTGTTTGCAGCGGTTATCCTGGCATTGCTGGGCACCACCACCTTGGCCCATGATCGGCAGGCGTCACTTTACGCCAGCGCGGCGCCAGTCCAATTGTCGGCGCCAGGCGTCGGTTTATCGTTGGCAACAACGGTCGGCAACCGCACCGTGATCGGCGTCGGTGTGCTTTGGCCGGAACCGCGCGAGCAGGAGGACAGTGGCGCCCGACTGTCGCTGGACGCTCGGCTCTTATACAGCTCTGAGCGGGATACCCATTGGTATCCTCAGATTGGCCTTGTCTGGCTGCCATCCAAGCCAACAGTGCAGGGCTGGGCGGGCATCGGTTTTCAGCGTCAATGGACGCCCGAAGTGGGCTTCTTTGCCGAGACCTTGTGGCAACCCAGTGAGAGTCAGTATCGGCTCCAAGTTGGTCTGCGTATTTGGCTGGATAGTTTTTCATCGCTCGACGCTCGCGTGCGCGCAGCCGATCCGGTCGGGGTCGTTTATGAAGGCGGTCGCATCATGGTCCAGGCTAGCGATGAGGTCGAGGAACTCGATGTGAGCGCGAGCGCAGCCCAGATGACGGCCATACAGGCCCGGCCGGTGTCCCTGGCCACGGTGGCGCCTGCCCCGGTTGACCAGCCAAAGTCCACGCAGAGCGCGAATGCGCCTGCCTCAGGGGCTATCGCGCTAGTCAGCCAAGCAGACACCTGGTATTTGCAGCTGGGACTTTTCCGACAAGTTGCATCGATTAAACCATTGGTCGAGGATCCGCGTCTCGACGTCTATCAAAGCCAGTTGATCCGTTGGTATGATGTGTCCGTTTCGGGTACTCGAGTACTGTTGGGCCCGTTGAGTCGAGCCCAAGCGACCCGCCTCAAGGCGACGTTGCGCAGCCAGGAGCTGAGCAGTTTTCTCTATCAACGGCCCAATTAA
- a CDS encoding c-type cytochrome: MSRRLKWFIAFDLIVIGILLIVYFAPLGEQRPAISTAGDALLGQELLHSAGCIACHSQEGGPAMAGGPRLDTPFGDFYAPNISSSLSHGIGAWSLVEFEAALRQGVSPAGLPYYPAFPFASYRSLTDADVVHLYQALLATEPVDQASEPHRLAFPFNIRLGLKPWRWLFATTRSLEIDQGSELGRGRYLVDAVGHCGECHNPRNSLGAFIPPYLGGNSLIPGGVGAPPIHGAALLARDWTADDISYFLADGLLPDGDVVGGSMVEVIEMGTSHLNQTDRDAIAAYLLSLVPRGR, translated from the coding sequence ATGTCTAGACGTTTAAAATGGTTTATTGCGTTTGACCTTATCGTCATAGGCATCCTGTTGATTGTCTATTTCGCACCCCTGGGTGAGCAACGACCGGCCATCAGCACTGCGGGAGATGCATTGCTGGGTCAGGAGCTGTTACACAGTGCCGGATGCATCGCTTGCCACAGCCAGGAAGGGGGGCCGGCGATGGCCGGTGGTCCCCGTTTGGACACGCCGTTTGGCGATTTTTATGCACCCAATATTAGTTCCAGCCTAAGCCATGGCATTGGCGCCTGGAGTTTGGTGGAATTTGAAGCCGCCCTGCGGCAGGGGGTTAGCCCGGCCGGATTACCCTACTACCCGGCCTTCCCCTTCGCCAGTTATCGCAGCCTGACGGATGCGGATGTCGTGCATCTCTATCAGGCGCTGCTTGCGACAGAACCGGTAGATCAGGCCTCCGAGCCGCATCGGTTGGCCTTCCCCTTCAATATTCGCCTTGGCTTAAAGCCTTGGCGTTGGTTGTTTGCGACCACCCGGTCGTTAGAAATCGATCAGGGTAGCGAACTCGGGCGCGGCCGCTATTTGGTCGACGCAGTCGGCCACTGCGGCGAGTGCCACAATCCGCGCAACAGCCTGGGCGCCTTTATACCGCCTTACCTTGGGGGCAATAGTCTGATCCCGGGCGGCGTTGGCGCCCCGCCTATTCATGGTGCCGCCCTCTTGGCACGGGATTGGACCGCAGACGACATAAGCTACTTTCTCGCCGATGGCTTGCTACCCGATGGCGATGTGGTGGGCGGTAGCATGGTGGAGGTAATCGAAATGGGTACCAGTCATTTGAACCAAACTGATCGCGATGCCATTGCGGCCTATCTGCTGTCGTTGGTGCCACGCGGGCGCTGA